The following proteins are co-located in the Roseiconus lacunae genome:
- a CDS encoding dockerin type I domain-containing protein, protein MAADVPFGATPVDTGEFLLGTITVTPVFFESDGSIDSNTEDWTAQEIDATLAKIEDSVQWWADLLATKTSVHTLDFVVDETYARNPVQTGYEPITRTSDTFQRYVGSWLTGLGYGDAPSIERAVHLFNDSQRQSYQTDWAFTVFVVDSSNDADGFFADGGFLGAFAYPGGLFMVIPSERPTSTYSHEMGHIFWARDQYPGAGSWTDQRGYYNAQNYNAADNPTPGFVQQDSIMRGGSASVNAFNQLVTEPSALAMVGWQDSDGDGIFDVADVPLTIDAIAAFDAENQTFDVTGSAAVDTLANRNSAGMQSDITLARIRELEYRLDGGAWQTALIADDTEITFDLDIDAAGASTLDFRAIDTSTGITSEILSASTLIPAFSGLGGVYAFLDTNENGRRDEGESLFTNGTLNLKRSDGSSLSYQAFDAATLPAGNVASQGGVTLSAVGDDTDGQIAVRTSTTDLSGVSVFQFFDTDRGVWKDAFGADQQLQVSGDQTVGAVVVDFRATDTGGYGYESGSYARVEAYDSAGNLIERVTSPLIMAGETGRVSLHHSTGQIAKVLIFGHAETEILVESIQFGTESIAETEGDGLLAIDGLAVGQYQLETTADNLIYQFSSTTIPLELNESMNSVALPVIQVDSPRFNQTLPGDTNGDGMVSVRDALVVINDIARLGNRTLGPDELSGFDVDVNNDGVVSPIDALRVINLLSIARTEGEIAEGESVSSADSTMSSQAVDDYFASSASLHTTSASSNPLAVCSVDWPDETLDSSKLF, encoded by the coding sequence ATGGCCGCAGACGTCCCTTTCGGTGCGACACCGGTCGATACCGGCGAATTTTTACTGGGGACCATCACAGTCACACCCGTTTTCTTCGAAAGTGATGGATCGATCGATTCAAACACCGAGGACTGGACCGCTCAAGAAATCGACGCCACGCTGGCAAAAATCGAAGACAGTGTTCAATGGTGGGCCGATCTGCTAGCGACGAAAACTTCGGTTCACACCTTGGACTTCGTCGTCGACGAAACCTACGCAAGGAACCCGGTGCAGACGGGGTATGAACCGATCACACGGACCAGCGATACGTTTCAGCGATACGTGGGTAGCTGGCTGACCGGACTGGGCTATGGCGACGCACCGTCGATTGAACGAGCCGTCCACCTATTCAACGACTCCCAGCGTCAATCCTATCAGACCGATTGGGCATTCACGGTTTTCGTCGTGGACTCTTCCAACGATGCCGATGGGTTCTTCGCCGATGGCGGGTTCCTGGGCGCTTTCGCCTACCCGGGCGGACTGTTCATGGTGATCCCCAGTGAGCGTCCCACATCGACCTACAGCCATGAAATGGGACACATCTTCTGGGCCCGTGACCAATACCCCGGTGCGGGAAGCTGGACCGATCAGCGAGGATACTACAACGCACAAAACTATAACGCCGCTGATAATCCGACTCCTGGATTCGTCCAACAAGATAGCATCATGCGCGGGGGCTCAGCCTCGGTCAATGCATTCAACCAACTGGTGACCGAACCGTCTGCGCTCGCGATGGTTGGATGGCAGGACAGCGACGGCGATGGCATCTTTGACGTCGCCGATGTTCCGCTGACGATCGATGCGATTGCCGCATTTGACGCCGAAAATCAGACATTTGACGTTACCGGTTCGGCAGCGGTCGACACCCTAGCCAATCGGAACAGCGCGGGAATGCAAAGCGATATCACGCTCGCCCGAATCCGTGAATTGGAGTACCGCCTTGATGGTGGTGCCTGGCAGACGGCGCTAATCGCCGATGATACCGAGATCACGTTCGACTTGGACATCGACGCCGCAGGGGCAAGCACGCTCGATTTTCGTGCGATCGACACATCGACGGGAATCACGAGCGAAATCCTAAGTGCTAGCACCCTGATTCCCGCGTTTTCCGGACTGGGCGGCGTCTATGCCTTTCTTGATACCAACGAGAACGGACGACGCGACGAAGGCGAAAGCCTATTCACAAACGGAACACTCAATCTCAAACGCTCCGACGGCAGTTCGCTTAGCTACCAAGCATTCGACGCGGCGACACTACCTGCGGGCAACGTCGCGAGCCAAGGTGGCGTGACGCTCTCGGCAGTCGGTGACGACACCGATGGTCAGATCGCGGTCCGAACGTCGACAACCGATTTGTCGGGCGTTTCTGTTTTTCAGTTCTTTGACACCGACCGCGGCGTCTGGAAAGACGCCTTCGGTGCCGATCAACAACTGCAAGTGTCCGGTGACCAAACGGTTGGTGCAGTCGTCGTTGACTTTCGGGCAACCGACACCGGCGGCTATGGCTACGAAAGTGGAAGCTACGCCCGCGTCGAAGCCTATGACAGTGCGGGCAATCTAATCGAACGCGTTACCAGTCCGTTAATCATGGCCGGTGAAACGGGACGAGTCAGCCTGCACCATTCCACCGGACAAATCGCCAAAGTTCTCATCTTTGGACATGCCGAAACAGAAATTCTTGTCGAGTCCATCCAGTTCGGCACCGAATCGATTGCCGAAACTGAAGGTGATGGGCTGCTGGCAATCGATGGGCTGGCGGTAGGGCAGTACCAATTGGAAACAACCGCCGACAATCTGATCTATCAATTCAGTTCGACGACCATCCCTCTCGAGCTTAATGAATCGATGAATTCGGTTGCTCTACCCGTCATCCAAGTGGATAGCCCGCGTTTCAATCAAACGCTCCCTGGGGATACCAACGGTGATGGGATGGTTTCGGTCCGCGATGCGCTGGTGGTCATCAACGACATTGCCCGACTTGGTAATCGAACTCTTGGTCCTGACGAACTTTCTGGATTCGACGTCGACGTCAACAACGACGGTGTCGTGTCCCCGATCGACGCGCTGCGTGTCATCAATCTGTTGTCAATTGCCAGGACGGAAGGTGAAATCGCCGAGGGCGAATCCGTTTCGTCGGCCGATTCCACGATGAGCAGTCAGGCAGTGGACGATTACTTTGCTTCATCGGCAAGCTTGCATACGACCTCCGCTTCATCCAATCCACTGGCCGTCTGTAGCGTTGATTGGCCGGACGAGACGCTCGACTCGTCAAAACTTTTCTAA